One stretch of Carassius carassius chromosome 18, fCarCar2.1, whole genome shotgun sequence DNA includes these proteins:
- the LOC132092315 gene encoding phosducin-like: protein MSDRIVDEEPVAVTHTGPKGVINDWRKFKLESMDQEALPPSKRELIRQMSSPHKPRDSCVGGFNRKMSAQEYELIKEDDEKSLRKYRKQCMQEMHERLSFGPKFEGVYDLDSGEDFLEVIEKEHRLTVVVVHIYKDGVQVCEALNSCMDCLATEYSSVKFCRISAAATGAGERFPDDVLPALLVYKAGELLGNFLAVTQHFSEEFFATDVEAFLNEYGLLPEKECGPGADEDEADVE from the exons atgtctgacAGAATCGTAGATGAGGAACCAGTGGCTGTCACTCACACAG GACCAAAGGGTGTCATCAATGACTGGCGTAAATTTAAACTGGAGAGCATGGACCAGGAGGCGCTGCCTCCCAGCAAGAGAGAGCTGATAAGACAGATGTCGTCCCCCCACAAGCCCAGAGACTCCTGTGTGGGTGGATTCAATCGCAAG ATGAGCGCTCAGGAGTACGAGCTGATAAAGGAAGATGATGAGAAAAGTCTGCGTAAGTACCGCAAGCAATGCATGCAGGAGATGCATGAGCGCCTGAGCTTCGGGCCCAAATTTGAGGGCGTGTACGACCTTGACAGTGGTGAGGACTTTCTGGAGGTCATTGAGAAGGAGCACCGTCTCACAGTGGTGGTGGTGCACATCTATAAAGATGGAGTGCAGGTGTGTGAGGCACTTAACAGTTGCATGGATTGTCTGGCCACAGAATATTCAAGTGTTAAATTCTGCCGCATTAGCGCGGCTGCCACTGGAGCTGGCGAGCGTTTCCCAGATGACGTGCTGCCTGCCTTGTTAGTGTACAAGGCTGGAGAGCTTCTGGGGAACTTCCTGGCTGTTACGCAGCATTTCAGCGAGGAGTTCTTTGCTACCGATGTAGAAGCCTTCCTCAATGAATATGGACTGCTGCCAGAGAAGGAATGTGGCCCTGGAGCTGATGAGGATGAAGCAGATGTGGAGTAA